From Lagopus muta isolate bLagMut1 chromosome 12, bLagMut1 primary, whole genome shotgun sequence, one genomic window encodes:
- the ANKRD11 gene encoding ankyrin repeat domain-containing protein 11 — protein MPKGGCSKTPQPEDFSLSNDMVEKQTGKKDKDKVSLTKTPKLDRSDGGKEVKERATKRKLPFTVGTNGDQKDSDTEKQGPERKRIKKEPATRKPGLLFGMGLSGIRAGYPLSERQQVALLMQMTAEESANSPVDTTPKHPSQSTVCQKGTPNSASKTKDKVNKRNERGETRLHRAAIRGDARRIKELIIEGADVNVKDFAGWTALHEACNRGYYDVAKQLLAAGAEVNTKGLDDDTPLHDAANNGHFKVVKLLLHYGGNPHQSNRKGETPLKVANSPTMVNLLLGKTTYPSSEESSTETSEEEDAPSFAPSSSVDGNNTDSEFEKGLKHKPKAQEPPKTITPVKDEYEFDEDDEQDRVPPVDDKHLLKKDYRKETKANSFISIPKMEVKTYTKNNTITPKKAAHRILSDSSDEEESGVAVGTGEKLRLSTHSILPSSKIREPASTKAPKEKSKVKKKRKKETKSKEVRFGKKNDKFCSSESESENVESEEDDRDSLQSSSCVKDSRLVLKESSLFNSLSASSTSSHGSLGSQKHNANLTEQHSKHWRTDNWKTISSPAWSDVSSLSDSTRTRLTSESDYSSEESSLESLKPVRKKPEHKKKNTSHSTVPEKKNSFHSNVDGAIPKLDKEGKVVKKHKTKHKHKNKDKGQCPISQDIKIIKTFSFEFEDSKQKPEKGLIVETENPVENKLKVLKHEREHCKKEDKLPKGKAEEKDWLFKDETGKSSKEEKSLRKVKDGSKDLSKSFREGLSKSEKEKPVKEKSPKEEKPRIHKEERKKKSKDKQSKSEKKNELKEEKAAKLEKEKSFKEEKEKCKKDKMYREESGFDEFNNKAQFPESEDTKFSLSDDQQERWFSDLSSDSSFDFKGEDSWDSPVTDFREIKNDTVAKLIIEPVKEEIKDKKKENKTKEKKEYSEKRSEKDSFLKKKERDYVDKSSEKKKDQSDRHKAAPGYLPEKDKKRKDSAEGVKEKKEKETGETNKDRKDSSDGSKDRKESKTKQEEPYRDDFKEFGCEAFFKEKPDAEFSGKALESWERHHSGKDKEKKEASEKEKKEKAKPEKYKEKSKEGDKEKSEKAAPEKMPKDKELEKSFKEKKESKEKYKDLHSKDKERKSSFDQVKEKKEKSFSTDREDFSEKKDEKKGKEKSWYSIADIFTDESEDERDDYSLTGFKVGESVGSEMHRLDSLQEKDEGEKELYADKHRKHSSERQHCGEKLKDKESKEKKKDKGTSEGGKEKKEKNSFEKHKEKKDKDSSEKYKDRKDRTSIDSNQEKKNKQKLPEKADKKHAGDEKVKNKHKEKLDKEHSKEKKSSKGGEPEKSLLEKLEEEALNDYRDDSNDKISEISSDSFTDRGQDPGLSSLFESSNLSLADASEEKFKDSLPLPCLQDKLKEKERHRHSSSSSKKSHEKEKAKKEKTEKKEKADEFKDSSSRKDSTHYEKDFSVDGEAFSASYGMKAEPDEEPEKSIDYLFSEKKDKNDSERELSKKAEKDKTYGSSAISTAKEKKKRDKHKEKWKEEKEKHRDKHADGFFKHHKDEPKSALKDKDSPQVTAFKDKSKEENLKFGETKLKEKLKENQEKDKSESIKISNGNEKITLSKDSGKKDARPREKLLGDGDLMMTSFERMLSQKDLEIEERHKRHKERMKQMEKMRHRSGDPKLKDKIKSSEDVRKRSLDLTAKKPLALDTQLKDKKLKELGPLTPILSPENKAQPSTGADSKDWITGPQLKEILPASPRPDQNRPTGVPTPASVVSCPSYEEVMQTPRTPSCSNEDYTDLMFECADSQHSLPISTMSMNACSPSFFDRYANVAGALPENPAQTPTRTIPSSNLYRSISVDIRRAPEEEFSVGDKFFRQQSVPATSNYDSPVQHLMEEKVPLPSVPAEKFQCLSPGYYSPDYGVSSPKVEALHCPPAAVSGVSQSPESVFSGLQAKSSPSHRDELLAPSVESALPPDLGMPLDTTEEQQATASIMPPEPTYLPPIEENNFGSAMPEQTSMDWDTPPARNPDTAIPPSLMANAGEHSVGWSMGPELLMKSPQQFAESPKPALCSLEPIHPTPVAFIPTDASYPISPISYPLSVSEPGLDEVKEDAEEAVPGEMANAEEQAPYMSPTRLDTFFTSCKPLPEEAPEIPAEAPSAPAEPEAEVVSVPENTYLENSGTAPANGEEAVTWPDPFTTTEDELDLGPFSLPELPLQPKDVAEAEVAEAEPAEEGTAAAPEASAGSTKAGTAATASGEAEEPAAVPAAPVPPTDTEPPAEEQKPDGAAPEATSEAASGAEEKGGEEAEAQVLPAAPSEPAQAEGKEVEGAHDEPAASAAVAEGSSSPPAAPSEGSAGPESTTGRTGSQGPASQPEAPPAQAEVVEPVQKPVAEAPKPPKIEEIPQRITRNRAQMLANQNKQNAAAAEKEFPAVPAPTTRTKGRVTEEDDSQAQHPRKRRFQRSNQQLQQQINTSTQQTREMIQQTLAAIVDAIKLDDIEPYHSDRSNPYFEYLQIRKKIEEKRKILCYITPQAPQCYAEYVTYTGSYLLDGKPLSKLHIPVIAPPPSLAEPLKELFKQQEAVRGKLRLQHSIEREKLIVSCEQEILRVHCRAARTIANQAVPFSACTMLLDSEVYNMPLENQGDENKSVRDRFNARQFISWLQDVDDKYDRMKTCLLMRQQHEAAALNAVQRMEWQLKVQELDPAGHKSLCVNEVPSFYVPMVDVNDDFVLLPA, from the exons AAAAGCAGGGTCCAGAGCGGAAGAGGATTAAAAAGGAGCCTGCCACGAGGAAGCCTGGCTTGCTGTTTGGGATGGGCCTTTCAGGAATCCGGGCAGGCTACCCGCTCTCCGAGCGCCAGCAAGTTGCTCTGCTCatgcagatgacagcagaagaGTCTGCAAACAGCCCAG tTGACACCACACCAAAGCATCCCTCTCAGTCCACAGTTTGTCAGAAGGGAACTCCTAACTCTGCCTCCAAAACCAAAGATAAAGTAAATAAGAGAAACGAGCGAGGGGAGACTCGGCTGCACCGAGCTGCCATCCGCGGGGACGCGCGGCGCATCAAGGAGCTCATCATCGAGGGCGCCGACGTCAACGTGAAGGACTTTGCAG GCTGGACAGCATTGCACGAGGCGTGCAACCGGGGTTACTACGATGttgcaaagcagctgcttgctgcaggcGCCGAAGTCAACACCAAGGGGTTGGACGACGACACCCCCCTGCACGATGCAGCAAACAACGGGCACTTCAAG GTGGTGAAATTGTTGTTGCATTATGGAGGGAACCCTCATCAAAGCAACAGGAAGGGAGAGACGCCGTTAAAAGTAGCCAATTCTCCCACCATGGTGAATCTGCTCCTGGGGAAGACGACATACCCCTCCAGCGAAGAGAGCTCAACAG AGACCTCAGAAGAGGAGGATGCCCCTTCCTTCGCGCCCTCCAGTTCTGTTGATGGCAATAACACAGACTCAGAGTTTGAGAAGGGCCTGAAGCACAAGCCCAAGGCCCAGGAGCCCCCCAAAACCATCACCCCAGTAAAGGATGAGTATGAATTCGATGAGGATGATGAACAGGACCGGGTCCCACCAGTCGACGACAAACATTTGCTGAAAAAGGATTACAGGAAAGAGACTAAAGCCAACAGTTTCATTTCCATACCCAAAATGGAAGTGAAAACTTATACTAAAAATAACACAATTACACCAAAGAAAGCTGCCCACCGCATCCTGTCGGACAGCTCGGACGAGGAGGAGAGCGGCGTCGCTGTGGGGACAGGCGAGAAGCTGCGCCTTTCGACCCACTCAATATTGCCCAGCAGCAAGATCCGGGAGCCTGCCAGCACCAAGGCACcgaaggagaaaagcaaagtaaaaaagAAGCGGAAGAAGGAGACGAAAAGCAAAGAGGTTCGGTTTggcaaaaaaaatgacaaattttgtTCCTCTGAATCAGAGAGCGAAAACGTGGAGAGTGAGGAGGATGATAGAgactctctgcagagctctagCTGTGTAAAGGACTCCAGGCTAGTGCTAAAGGAATCCTCCTTGTTTAACTCTCTGTCTGCCTCATCGACCTCTTCTCATGGGAGCTTAGGATCCCAGAAACACAATGCTAACCTTACAGAACAGCACTCCAAGCACTGGAGGACGGACAATTGGAAAACCATATCTTCTCCAGCTTGGTCAGATGTCAGCTCCTTGTCGGACTCCACGAGGACGAGGCTGACGAGCGAGTCGGACTACTCGTCTGAGGAGTCGAGCCTGGAGTCGCTAAAGCCAGTCAGGAAGAAACcagagcacaaaaagaaaaacacctccCACAGCACTGTTcctgagaaaaagaattcaTTCCATAGCAACGTGGACGGAGCGATCCCGAAGCTGGACAAGGAGGGGAAGGTGGTTAAAAAGCATAAAACGAAgcataaacataaaaacaagGACAAGGGGCAGTGTCCCATCAGCCAAGacattaaaataatcaaaactttttcttttgagtttgAGGACTCTAAGCAAAAGCCTGAGAAAGGCTTGATAGTAGAGACAGAAAATCCAGTCGAAAACAAGTTGAAAGTGTTAAAGCACGAGCGAGAACACTGTAAGAAGGAAGACAAGCTCCCCAAAGGTAAAGCGGAGGAGAAGGACTGGTTGTTTAAAGATGAGACTGGAAAATCCTCTAAAGAGGAGAAATCATTAAGGAAAGTCAAAGATGGCAGTAAAGACCTGAGCAAATCCTTCAGGGAAGGATTGAGTAAATCGGAAAAAGAGAAACCTGTGAAGGAGAAGTCTCCCAAAGAGGAGAAGCCGAGAATACacaaggaggagaggaagaagaagtcGAAAGACAAGCAGTCCAAATCCGAAAAGAAGAACGAACTGAAGGAGGAGAAAGCTGCTAagcttgagaaagaaaaatccttcaaggaggagaaggaaaagtgcaaaaaagacaaaatgtacAGGGAGGAGTCTGGGTTCGATGAGTTCAATAACAAAGCCCAGTTTCCCGAAAGCGAGGACACCAAGTTCAGCCTTTCGGATGATCAGCAGGAAAGGTGGTTCTCAGACCTGTCTTCTGATTCGTCCTTCGATTTCAAAGGCGAGGATAGCTGGGATTCTCCGGTAACGGATTTCAGGGAGATTAAAAACGACACTGTGGCAAAGCTAATCATAGAGCCAgtgaaagaggaaattaaagacaagaaaaaggaaaacaagacgaaagagaagaaagagtaCAGCGAGAAACGCAGCGAAAAGGACTCTTtcttaaagaagaaagagagagactaCGTGGACAAgagctcagagaagaaaaaggaccAAAGCGACAGGCACAAAGCTGCTCCTGGTTATTTGCCTGAAAAAGATAAGAAGAGGAAGGATTCTGCAGAGGGTGTtaaggagaagaaggagaaagagacgGGTGAAACcaacaaagacagaaaggatTCCTCTGATGGCTCTAAAGACCGAAAGGAGAGCAAGACGAAGCAGGAGGAGCCGTACCGCGACGACTTCAAGGAGTTCGGCTGCGAGGCGTTCTTCAAGGAGAAGCCTGACGCCGAGTTCAGCGGCAAAGCCCTGGAGAGCTGGGAGAGGCACCACTCCGGGAAGGacaaggagaagaaggaggcttctgagaaggaaaaaaaagagaaagcgAAGCCAGAAAAGTACAAGGAAAAATCCAAAGAGGGCGACAAGGAGAAAAGCGAGAAAGCGGCTCCAGAGAAAATGCCAAAAGacaaagagctggaaaagagcttcaaagagaagaaggaaagcaaggagaaataCAAAGATCTACACAGCAAagacaaagagaggaaaagttCCTTCGACCAggtgaaagagaagaaggagaaaagctttTCCACGGACCGAGAAGACTTCTCTGAGAAGAAGGATGAGAAGAAGGGCAAGGAGAAGAGCTGGTACAGCATCGCGGACATCTTCACCGATGAGAGCGAAGACGAGAGGGACGATTACAGCTTGACGGGGTTCAAGGTGGGCGAATCGGTGGGGAGCGAGATGCACCGCCTGGACAGCCTGCAGGAGAAGGACGAGGGTGAGAAGGAGCTGTACGCCGACAAACACCGCAAGCACTCCTCCGAGCGGCAGCACTGCGGGGAGAAACTGAAGGACAAGGAGtccaaggagaagaaaaaggacaagGGAACATCGGAAGGGGGCaaagagaagaaggagaagaactCCTTCGAAAAACACAAGGAGAAGAAAGACAAGGATTCTTCGGAGAAGTACAAAGACAGGAAAGACAGAACGTCCATCGATTCCAATCAGGAGAAGAAGAACAAGCAGAAGCTGCCGGAAAAGGCTGACAAGAAGCACGCCGGCGACGAGAAGGTGAAAAACAAGCACAAGGAGAAGCTGGATAAGGAGCATTCCAAAGAGAAAAAGTCTTCGAAGGGAGGAGAGCCGGAGAAGAGCCTGCTGgagaagctggaggaggaggctcTCAATGACTACAGAGATGACTCCAACGACAAAATCAGCGAGATCTCCTCCGACAGCTTCACGGACAGAGGGCAGGACCCAGGGCTCAGCAGCCTCTTCGAGTCTTCGAATCTCTCTCTTGCAGACGCCTCCGAAGAAAAGTTCAAGGACTCCCTGCcactgccctgcctgcaggacAAACTGAAGGAGAAGGAGCGGCACAGACATTCCTCATCCTCCTCAAAAAAGAGTCACGAGAAGGAAAAGGCGAAGAAGGAGAAGACCgagaagaaggagaaagcagacGAGTTCAAGGactccagcagcagaaaggattCCACTCATTACGAAAAGGATTTCTCTGTGGATGGGGAGGCTTTCAGCGCTTCCTACGGCATGAAGGCAGAGCCTGATGAGGAACCAGAGAAAAGCATTGATTACttattttctgagaagaaagataaaaatgattCTGAAAGAGAGCTGTCAAAGAAGGCGGAAAAAGACAAGACTTACGGTTCCAGCGCCATCAGCACtgctaaagagaaaaagaagcgagataaacacaaggaaaagtggaaggaggaaaaggaaaagcacagagacAAACATGCAGATGGTTTCTTCAAACATCACAAAGATGAACCAAAGTCAGCACTTAAGGACAAGGACAGTCCTCAAGTTACCGCCTTCAAGGATAAATCGAAGGAGGAAAACCTCAAATTTGGTGAGaccaaactgaaagagaagctCAAGGAGAACCAAGAGAAAGACAAATCGGAGTCAATAAAAATAAGCAACGGCAACGAAAAAATAACCCTTTCCAAAGACAGCGGCAAGAAGGATGCCAGGCCGAGGGAGAAGCTGCTGGGGGACGGAGATCTGATGATGACCAGCTTCGAGAGGATGCTGAGCCAGAAAGACCTGGAGATCGAGGAGCGGCACAAACGGCACAAGGAGAGAATGaaacaaatggagaaaatgagGCACAGGTCCGGAGACCCCAAGCTGAAGGACAAAATTAAGAGCTCTGAAGATGTCCGCAAGAGGAGTCTGGATCTGACAGCAAAGAAGCCGTTGGCGCTGGACACGCAGCTCAAGGACAAGAAGCTCAAAGAGCTGGGCCCGCTGACGCCCATCCTGTCGCCGGAGAACAAGGCgcagcccagcactggggcGGACTCCAAGGACTGGATCACGGGCCCGCAGCTGAAGGAGATCCTCCCGGCGTCCCCGAGGCCAGACCAGAACCGGCCCACGGGCGTCCCCACCCCGGCGTCCGTCGTGTCGTGCCCCAGCTACGAGGAGGTGATGCAGACCCCGCGCACGCCCTCGTGCAGCAATGAGGATTACACCGACCTGATGTTTGAGTGCGCGGACTCGCAGCACTCGCTGCCCATATCCACCATGTCCATGAACGCCTGCTCGCCGTCCTTCTTTGACAGGTATGCCAACGTTGCGGGGGCCCTCCCTGAGAACCCGGCTCAGACCCCAACTCGGACCATCCCCTCCTCCAACCTGTACCGCTCCATCTCTGTCGACATCAGAAGGGCGCCCGAGGAAGAGTTCAGTGTCGGAGATAAGTTCTTCAGACAGCAAAGTGTCCCGGCGACCTCAAACTACGACTCTCCGGTGCAGCATTTAATGGAGGAGAAGGttccccttccttctgttcctgCCGAGAAGTTCCAGTGTCTGTCTCCTGGCTATTACTCTCCGGACTATGGGGTTTCTTCGCCCAAGGTGGAAGCCCTGCACTGCCCACCAGCGGCGGTCAGCGGGGTCTCGCAGTCACCTGAAAGTGTCTTTTCTGGTTTACAAGCAAAGTCCTCCCCTTCGCACAGAGATGAGCTTCTGGCTCCCTCGGTAGAAAGTGCTCTTCCCCCTGACCTGGGCATGCCGCTGGACACCACGGAGGAGCAGCAAGCCACCGCCTCCATCATGCCCCCAGAGCCCACCTACCTGCCACCTATTGAAGAGAATAATTTTGGTTCGGCAATGCCAGAACAGACCAGCATGGACTGGGACACCCCTCCTGCCCGGAACCCCGACACGGCAATCCCTCCCAGCCTGATGGCAAACGCAGGCGAGCACTCTGTCGGCTGGTCCATGGGCCCTGAGCTCCTGATGAAATCACCCCAGCAGTTTGCCGAGTCCCCAAAGCCTGCGCTCTGCTCCCTGGAGCCCATCCATCCTACGCCGGTCGCCTTCATCCCCACAGACGCTTCCTACCCCATTTCCCCCATCTCGTACCCACTGTCCGTGTCAGAGCCAGGGCTGGATGAAGTCAAGGAAGACGCTGAGGAGGCGGTACCAGGAGAAATGGCGAATGCTGAGGAGCAGGCACCATACATGTCCCCCACGAGGCTGGACACGTTTTTCACCAGCTGCAAGCCCCTTCCCGAGGAGGCACCCGAGATCCCCGCGGAAGCCCCCAGCGCCCCAGCAGAACCCGAGGCAGAGGTGGTCAGCGTGCCAGAAAACACCTATTTGGAAAACAGCGGCACGGCGCCGGCAAACGGCGAGGAGGCGGTGACGTGGCCAGACCCCTTCACCACCACTGAGGATGAGCTGGACCTCGGCCCCTTCTCGCTGCCTGAGCTCCCGCTGCAGCCCAAGGACGTGGCTGAGGCGGAGGTGGCCGAGGCAGAGCCGGCCGAGGAGGGCACGGCTGCAGCTCCAGAGGCGAGTGCTGGGAGCACAAAGGCCGGCACGGCTGCCACAGCCAGCGGAGAGGCAGAGGAGCCCGCGgctgtcccagcagcacccGTCCCACCCACAGACACTGAGCCACCAGCTGAGGAGCAGAAACCTGACGGGGCTGCGCCAGAAGCCACCTCGGAAGCAGCGAGTGgggcagaagagaaaggaggggaggaggcagaggcaCAGGTGCTCCCAGCTGCCCCGTCAGAGCCTGCCCAGGCTGAGGGCAAAGAGGTGGAGGGTGCACACGACGAGCCGGCCGCCTCCGCTGCAGTGGCGGAGGGCAGCTCCagtcctcctgcagcccccagcgAGGGCAGCGCTGGCCCTGAGAGCACCACGGGGCGCACCGGGAGCCAGGGCCCTGCCTCACAGCCCGAGGCCCCTCCGGCTCAGGCAGAAGTCGTTGAGCCAGTGCAGAAACCAGTAGCAGAAGCTCCCAAACCCCCGAAAATAGAAGAGATTCCTCAGCGGATTACCAGGAACCGGGCGCAGATGCTCGCCAACCAAAACAAGCAGAACGCCGCGGCTGCCGAGAAGGAATTTCCTGCCGTCCCCGCGCCCACCACCCGCACCAAGGGCCGAGTGACCGAGGAGGACGATTCCCAGGCGCAGCACCCACGGAAGCGCCGCTTCCAGCGCTCcaaccagcagctgcagcagcagatcaaCACGTCCACCCAGCAGACCCGTGAGATGATCCAGCAGACCCTGGCAGCTATCGTGGACGCCATCAAACTGGACGACATCGAACCGTACCACAGCGACAGATCCAACCCCTACTTCGAGTACCTCCAGATCAGGAAAAAGATCGAAGAGAAGCGGAAAATCCTCTGCTACATCACTCCCCAGGCTCCGCAGTGCTACGCCGAGTACGTCACCTACACGGGCTCCTACCTGCTGGACGGCAAACCTCTGAGCAAGCTCCACATCCCTGTG ATCGCCCCACCGCCGTCGCTGGCGGAGCCCCTGAAGGAGCTGTTCAAGCAGCAGGAGGCCGTGCGGGGGAAGCTGCGGCTCCAGCACAGCATCGAGCGG GAGAAGCTCATTGTCTCCTGCGAGCAGGAGATCTTGAGGGTGCACTGTCGGGCAGCACGGACTATTGCCAACCAGGCTGTGCCCTTCAGTGCCTGCACCATGCTGCTGGACTCCGAGGTCTACAACATGCCTCTAGAAAATCAG